A single region of the Rattus rattus isolate New Zealand chromosome 8, Rrattus_CSIRO_v1, whole genome shotgun sequence genome encodes:
- the LOC116907142 gene encoding 60S ribosomal protein L13-like, whose product MDKQAGAFPLGRSPVQEAATAPSRNGMILKPHFHKDWQQRVDTWFNQPARKIRRHKALQAKARRIAPRPASGPIRPILRCPTVRYHTKVRAGRGFSLEELRVAGIHKKMARTIGISVDPRRRNKSTESLQANVQRLKEYRSKLILFPRKPSAPKKGDSSAEELKLATQLTGPVMPIRNVYKKEKARAITEEEKNFKAFASLRMAGANARLFGIRAKRAKEAAEQDVEKK is encoded by the exons ATGGATAAACAAGCGG gcgccTTTCCGCTCGGCCGTTCTCCTGTACAGGAGGCAGCCACGGCGCCCAGCCGGAATGGCATGATCCTGAAGCCCCACTTCCACAAGGACTGGCAGCAGCGAGTGGACACGTGGTTCAACCAGCCGGCCCGCAAGATCCGCAGACACAAGGCCCTGCAGGCGAAAGCACGCCGCATCGCCCCTCGCCCCGCGTCCGGTCCCATCAGGCCCATCCTGAGGTGCCCTACAGTTAGATACCACACCAAGGTCCGGGCTGGCAGGGGCTTCAGCCTGGAGGAACTCAGGGTGGCTGGTATCCACAAGAAAATGGCACGCACCATCGGCATCTCTGTGGACCCGAGGAGGCGAAACAAATCCACTGAGTCGCTGCAGGCCAACGTGCAACGCCTGAAGGAGTACCGCTCCAAGCTCATACTTTTCCCCAGGAAGCCTTCTGCTCCGAAGAAGGGAGACAGTTCTGCTGAAGAACTTAAATTGGCCACGCAGCTAACAGGACCTGTGATGCCCATCCGGAATgtgtacaaaaaggaaaaggccagAGCCATCACGGAAGAGGAGAAGAACTTTAAGGCTTTCGCCAGCCTTCGCATGGCCGGAGCCAATGCCCGGCTCTTCGGCATCCGAGCAAAGAGAGCGAAAGAAGCCGCAGAGCAAGACGTTGAGAAGAAGtaa